ATCCGAGGCGGTGACTTTGCTGCCATTCACCAGCATGACCGCATTAGGAGTAATCGCGGTAGTAACATCGGCTGAAGGAATATCCGATTCGCAGGCATTTAATGCTGTTACAAAACTCAAGGCCTTCCCCTGCTTCACTGCCTCAGCCACCTCCGCAAAGGAAGACAAATCCGAAGCCTCGGCAGAAAAAGCCAATAAGGCGGCAGCCAATCCTGTTGCTGTTTTCATAAGTCATTCTCCCTGTCACTTAAAGGGTCCTAGACTGCCAAAAAGCCGTAGTGCTGTCAAACATTGAAAGACGAATGCTGTTCCTGACAATGGGCGTCCTCGTCAAAGGGTTCAGGCGACACAGACGGGGTGTCCATTCCGGCAGAGGCACCTCGTTCAGATCCTTTTAATTCATTTAACAAATCTTTAACCATGGTTTTTCCAATCGTGGGCAATCCATTTAACAACGGAATAACCTCTGCTATTCCCAGCCTGTTTTCAGGGTAGGGATTTAACAGGCCGGCAATGATTTTACGCATCAGCAACGGGACATTGTTATTCACAAAGAGGTTTTGCAGTTCCTGTTTGATGCGCTGATGAAGCACATCCAGAAAGGAGGATAAATCCTTTGGAAAATGCAGTTCCCCACCCCAGTATATGACATTGCCCGGGTAGGCGGATCTCAACATATAATCCAGCGTTTGAGAGCCCTCCAGAAAGGCGGACAGAAGCATCCCCAAACGCCAGGCATCAATGGAGCGGCTGGCATTGACATCGCCGAGATCGGTGTCCTTTTGGAATAATTCGGGTGCAAGCGGTTTCGATAATACCGAACTTTTATAACAATCCTGAAATCCATAATGGATAGCACAACCAAAATCCGTTAATAGCACCTCTGCCTTGCGGGTTAATAACACATTTTTAAGCTGGACATCGCGGTGATAAATCCCGCGTGCGTGCAGGGTCGATAAGGTGCTGGTTAACTCCCTGGCAATGTAAATCAGCAGCAGGTTACTCATTTTCAAACGGAGATTCTGATGAGATGTCAAGCGGATTTCTGCCTGACAGCCTCGCTCTATCCAGGCGTCTTCAGTATGGGGATTAAAAAGCGAGGTTGGGCGCGACTCGCTGAATAATTTGATCAGGTTCTCAGGCAGTTCATATTCCGTGACGTTAATGTCGGGCGATGCTTTATTAAAGCCGACGACGGGGGTGTTTGACAATTTTACCGGGTTAGCTTGATAATCGCAGCTTAGCAGTTCAGCCTGCAGAAAATGGAGTAAAGGACAACGTCCTGGTTTATAGAGGCGCTCCGTGAGATTTTCAGCATCGCCCAAATCGGCAAGCGGCATGATGCTGACAATCACCTCGTCGCCCGTTTTATCATTCACGAGAAAAGTTTCCACAGGAAAAATAACCCCCTCAACGCCCTGCAGGTGCTCAATCAAATGATTCTCAAGCTTGGCAATTTCCATGACATTAAATTTGGACGGAGCACCGCCATAGCCCTTTTTCATCTTTTTAATGACAAGATACCTGCCTTCTTGATCACAAACTAACCGAACCCGCCCAAATGATCCGCGCCCCAACTCCACCTTTCCCGTT
This Legionella sp. MW5194 DNA region includes the following protein-coding sequences:
- a CDS encoding protein kinase, producing MKKGTFFTPCPALKRGERLDKRLHDGMRHTCFITPAGKRYEFMGTLDAEEARQLHRQTGLEETGKVELGRGSFGRVRLVCDQEGRYLVIKKMKKGYGGAPSKFNVMEIAKLENHLIEHLQGVEGVIFPVETFLVNDKTGDEVIVSIMPLADLGDAENLTERLYKPGRCPLLHFLQAELLSCDYQANPVKLSNTPVVGFNKASPDINVTEYELPENLIKLFSESRPTSLFNPHTEDAWIERGCQAEIRLTSHQNLRLKMSNLLLIYIARELTSTLSTLHARGIYHRDVQLKNVLLTRKAEVLLTDFGCAIHYGFQDCYKSSVLSKPLAPELFQKDTDLGDVNASRSIDAWRLGMLLSAFLEGSQTLDYMLRSAYPGNVIYWGGELHFPKDLSSFLDVLHQRIKQELQNLFVNNNVPLLMRKIIAGLLNPYPENRLGIAEVIPLLNGLPTIGKTMVKDLLNELKGSERGASAGMDTPSVSPEPFDEDAHCQEQHSSFNV
- a CDS encoding VirK family protein: MKTATGLAAALLAFSAEASDLSSFAEVAEAVKQGKALSFVTALNACESDIPSADVTTAITPNAVMLVNGSKVTASDRHFTINDPSLPGEAVFGYSKFEIHASGAATVKITLLRAADYSKIREFQMRCELGKGFKVFAK